In Sorghum bicolor cultivar BTx623 chromosome 8, Sorghum_bicolor_NCBIv3, whole genome shotgun sequence, one genomic interval encodes:
- the LOC110429909 gene encoding acanthoscurrin-2-like isoform X2, with protein sequence MVKKVAVLATLLALNLLLFGFADACGYDGGGSGGTGGSGTSGGGSGSGGTSGGGSGGGGSGGGGSGGGGNGGAGGSSGGGSIGGGSGGRGSGGGGSGAGGSGGGGSGAGGNGGGAGGSGGGGSGSGGSGSGGGGSGSGGGGALERCPMDTLKLGVCANVLNGLINVTLGTPPKTPCCTLIQGLADLEAAVCLCTALKANILGINLNLPINLSLLVNYCGKDVPSGFQCS encoded by the coding sequence ATGGTGAAGAAAGTGGCCGTGCTGGCGACGTTGCTGGCCCTCAACCTCCTTTTGTTTGGCTTCGCGGACGCATGCGGATATGATGGGGGCGGGAGCGGAGGCACCGGTGGGAGCGGCACTAGCGGAGGTGGTAGTGGCAGTGGCGGCACCAGTGGAGGCGGCAGCGGAGGAGGTGGAAGCGGTGGAGGCGGCAGTGGAGGGGGTGGGAACGGAGGCGCCGGAGGGAGCAGTGGGGGCGGCAGCATCGGAGGTGGTAGTGGCGGACGTGGCAGCGGTGGAGGTGGAAGTGGAGCAGGTGGCAGCGGTGGAGGTGGCAGTGGAGCAGGTGGGAATGGAGGAGGAGCGGGTGGGAGCGGTGGAGGCGGCAGCGGAAGTGGTGGTAGCGGCAGCGGAGGCGGTGGTAGCGGAAGCGGAGGCGGCGGGGCACTCGAGCGTTGCCCCATGGACACACTGAAGTTAGGTGTGTGCGCCAACGTGCTGAATGGGCTGATCAACGTGACCCTGGGGACACCGCCCAAGACGCCATGCTGCACATTGATCCAGGGGCTGGCAGACCTAGAGGCGGCGGTGTGCCTCTGCACCGCGCTCAAGGCCAACATCCTGGGGATTAACCTCAATCTGCCCATCAACCTCAGCCTCCTCGTCAACTACTGCGGCAAGGACGTCCCCTCGGGCTTCCAGTGCTCCTGA
- the LOC110429909 gene encoding acanthoscurrin-2-like isoform X1 — protein MVKKVAVLATLLALNLLLFGFADACGYDGGGSGGTGGSGTSGGGSGSGGTSGGGSGGGGSGGGGSGGGGNGGAGGSSGGGSIGGGSGGRGSGGGGSGAGGSGGGGSGAGGNGGGAGGSGGGGSGSGGSGSGGGGSGSGGGGALERCPMDTLKLGVCANVLNGLINVTLGTPPKTPCCTLIQGLADLEAAVCLCTALKANILGINLNLPINLSLLVNYCGKDVPSGFQCS, from the coding sequence ATGGTGAAGAAAGTGGCCGTGCTGGCGACGTTGCTGGCCCTCAACCTCCTTTTGTTTGGCTTCGCGGACGCATGCGGATATGATGGGGGCGGGAGCGGAGGCACCGGTGGGAGCGGCACTAGCGGAGGTGGTAGTGGCAGTGGCGGCACCAGTGGAGGCGGCAGCGGAGGAGGTGGAAGCGGTGGAGGCGGCAGTGGAGGGGGTGGGAACGGAGGCGCCGGAGGGAGCAGTGGGGGCGGCAGCATCGGAGGTGGTAGTGGCGGACGTGGCAGCGGTGGAGGTGGAAGTGGAGCAGGTGGCAGCGGTGGAGGTGGCAGTGGAGCAGGTGGGAATGGAGGAGGAGCGGGTGGGAGCGGTGGAGGCGGCAGCGGAAGTGGTGGTAGCGGCAGCGGAGGCGGTGGTAGCGGAAGCGGAGGCGGCGGGGCACTCGAGCGTTGCCCCATGGACACACTGAAGTTAGGTGTGTGCGCCAACGTGCTGAATGGGCTGATCAACGTGACCCTGGGGACACCGCCCAAGACGCCATGCTGCACATTGATCCAGGGGCTGGCAGACCTAGAGGCGGCGGTGTGCCTCTGCACCGCGCTCAAGGCCAACATCCTGGGGATTAACCTCAATCTGCCCATCAACCTCAGCCTCCTCGTCAACTACTGCGGCAAGGACGTCCCCTCGGGCTTCCAGTGCTC
- the LOC110429906 gene encoding putative glycine-rich cell wall structural protein 1, whose protein sequence is MVKKVAVLATLLALNLLLFGFADACRYDGGGSGGTGGSGGSGTGGGGSGSGGTGGGGSGGGGSGGGGSGGGGSGGAGGSSGGGSIGGRSGGRGSGGGGSGAGGSGGGGSGAGGNGGGVGGSGGGGNGSGGSGSGGGGSGSGGGGALERCPMDTLKLGVCANVLNGLINVTLGTPPKMPCCTLIQGLADLEAAVCLCTALRANILGINLNLPINLSLLVNYCGKDVPSGFQCS, encoded by the coding sequence ATGGTGAAGAAAGTGGCCGTGCTGGCGACGTTGCTGGCCCTCAACCTCCTTTTGTTTGGCTTCGCGGACGCATGCAGATATGATGGGGGTGGGAGCGGAGGCACCGGAGGGAGCGGTGGGAGCGGCACTGGCGGAGGTGGTAGTGGCAGTGGCGGCACCGGTGGAGGCGGCAGCGGAGGAGGTGGAAGCGGTGGAGGCGGCAGTGGAGGGGGTGGGAGCGGAGGCGCCGGAGGGAGCAGTGGGGGCGGCAGCATTGGAGGTCGTAGTGGCGGACGTGGCAGCGGTGGAGGTGGAAGTGGAGCAGGTGGCAGCGGTGGAGGTGGCAGTGGAGCAGGTGGGAATGGAGGAGGAGTGGGTGGGAGCGGTGGAGGCGGCAACGGAAGTGGTGGTAGCGGCAGCGGAGGTGGTGGTAGCGGAAGCGGAGGCGGCGGGGCACTCGAGCGTTGCCCCATGGACACACTGAAGTTAGGCGTGTGCGCCAACGTGCTGAATGGGCTGATCAACGTGACCCTGGGGACGCCGCCCAAGATGCCATGCTGCACACTGATCCAAGGGCTGGCAGACCTAGAGGCGGCGGTGTGCCTCTGCACGGCGCTCAGGGCCAACATCCTGGGGATTAACCTCAATCTGCCCATCAACCTCAGCCTCCTCGTCAACTACTGCGGCAAGGACGTCCCCTCGGGCTTCCAGTGCTCCTGA